Sequence from the Streptosporangium brasiliense genome:
CGGCCTGCCGCTGATGGCCCTCAGCGCGTTCGTCGCCGGCGCGGCCATCGCCCCGACGCTGATCGTCATGTACGAGATCGTGGAGACGTTGGTGCCCGCGGCCCGCAGCAGCGAGGGGTTCGCCTGGGTGCAGAGCGCCCTGGTGATCGGCCTGGCGGCGGGTGTGTCGCTCTCCGGCCAGGTGACGGACGCCCTCGACGGGCACCACGCCTTCCGGGTCACCGCCGCGGCGGGGGCCGTGGCGCTCGTGATGGCGGCGCTGTACGTGCGGCTCGGGCAGGGCGTGCGGCGCGCCGAGGCCGTGCTCGTGAAATGACGACCGCGCCGGCCGTCCGGAGGGGACCGCGGTCCCAAGGACTTCGGTAATTCCCTCGGTGGAAAAAGGCCCGGCCGGTGCGATGCTTAATTCGGAAGCGATGACTTGTAAATGCGGCGAAGCGCCAACGCGAAGTAGGGACACGATGCGTGATATCGCGATAGTCGGCATGGGATGCCGTTTCCCCGGCGCAGGAAATCTGAACGAATATCTGGGAATCCTGCTCGGCGGCGAGCACCGATTTCATTCGGTGCCGGCGGAGCGCTGGGATCACGGGGTTTTCCACGACCCCGCCGACCGCAGGGCGGCGCGGAAGGCCTACACCGACCAGGTGTCCTACCTGGAGGGCATCGACCGCTTCGACGCCGCCTACTTCCGGATGCCGCCGCGGCGGGTGCGGACGATGGACCCGCAGCAGCGGCTCCTGCTCGACGTCGCCCGTGAGGCCGTCCAGGACGCGGGCTGGGAGCGGCGCCCGTTCGACCGGGAGAACACGGGCGTCTACTTCGCGATGAGCACCGCCGACTTCATGTATCTCACGCCCGACCCCATGGACATGGAGCCCTGGTCGATCCCGGGCGAGCAGCTCAACATGGCGGCCACCAACGTCAGCCAGTTCTACGACCTCGGCGGGCCCAGCTTCACGGTGGACTCCTCCTGCTCGTCGGGACTGGTCGCGCTGCACGAGGCCGTCGTCGCGCTCCGCACCGGGGTGTGCGCCGAGGCGCTCGTCGGAGGGGCCTACGTCAACCTCATCCCGCACAGCCTGATCGGCTTCTCCAAGGTGGGCGCGGTCTCGCCCAGCGGCGTGTGCAGGCCCTTCGACCACCGCGCCGACGGCTTCGTGCTCGGCGAAGGGGTCGGCGTGGTGGTCCTGCGCCCGCTGGAGGCGGCGCTGGCCGCCGGCGACCGCGTCTACGCGGTGATCCGCGGCATCGGCTGCTCCAACGACGGCACCACCGACGGGCCGATGACGCCGCGGTCGAAGGGCCAGCGCCTGTCACTGCGCCGGGCCTACGCCGACGCCGGCGTCGACCCCGGCTCCGTGGGCTTCATCGAAGCCCACGGCACCGCCACCACGGTCGGCGACCGGGTGGAGCTGGAGTCGCTGCAACGGGTCCGGAACGAGTCCGGCGCGGAGCCCGACCCCGCCTACCTGGGATCGGTCAAGGCACTGATCGGCCACTCCCTCACCGCCTCCGGCATGGCCTCCCTGATCAAGACGGCGCTCGCCCTGCACCACTCGGTGATCCCCCGCCAGCCGGAGACCCTGCCGGGCCCGGAGGCGGACCCGGCGGCCGCCGCCCTGCGGATCCCGGACGCCAACGTCCCCTGGCCGCGGACCGGCTCCGCCGTCCGCCGCGCGGGCATCAACTCCTTCGCCTTCGGCGGGACCAACGTGCACGTCGTGCTGGAGGAGGCGCCGGCCGGCCCCGAGCCGGCCGAGCAGCCGGAGCCGCCCCGCGCCGAGCTGTTCCTGTTCTCCGCCGGCTCGGCGGAGCTGCTGGCCGACTATCTCGACCGCTTCCTCGACCACCTCGCCGCCGACCCCGGGCTGTCGCAGGCGTCGATCGCCGCCACGCTCGCCGGGCGCGAGCTGCTCAAGGCGCGGCTGGCGGTCGTGGCGGCCGACCGGGACGAGCTCGTCCGGCTGCTGCGCTCGGCGGGTACGGCGCTGCGGGAGGGGAGGACCGGCTCGCTGGGCGACGGCGTGTACGCCGCCGACGCGCCCGTAGACGCCAAGCAGCGCTCGGTGGCGTTCCTGTTCCCCGGCCAGGGCAGCCAGCGGCCCCACCTCCTGGCGGACCTGTACGAGCGCTTCGGCAGCTTCCGCGAGGTGGCCGGCGCGCTCGACGCGGTGGCCAGGGAGAACTTCGGCGTCGACGTCCTGGACAGCGTCTACGGGGAGGGCGCCGACAGCGAGGCGGGCCGGGAGCGGATGAAGGGCACCGACGTGTGCCAGCCCCTGCTGGGGGTGCTCGGCCTCGCGGCCGCCCACCTGGCGCGCTCCTGCGGGGTCACGCCGTCGGTGACGCTCGGGCACAGCGTCGGGGAGTTCCCCGCCGCCGCGGCCGCCGGGGCGATGGACGAGGCCGAGGCGGTCCGCATCATGGGCGGCCGCGGCGCCGTCATGCGGCGGGCGGAGACCGGCGAGGGCGGCGGGATGCTCGTCGTCCAGGCCGACGCCGCCGCGACCGCCGAGCTGTCGGAGGGGATCGACGGCGTGTGGCCCGCGTGCTTCAACCACCCGCGGCAGACGGTCGTCGCCGGGATGCCGGAGGGCCTGGCCGCGCTCGCCGAGCGGTGCGCGGCGGCCCGCGTCAGCGCCCAGCCGCTGGCGGTCTCCAACGCCTTCCACACCCCCCTGCTCGAAGGCGTCCGCGCCGACGTCCGCAAGGACCTGGAGCCGCGCGAGATCGGCCGCCCCGCGGACGCGGCCTTCGTCTCGTGCGTCAGCGGCGCGCGCGCCGAGGACCCCGCGACCCTGCGCGACCTGTGGGAGGGACACGCCTCGTCGCCGGTGCGCTTCGCCGACGCCACGCTCGCCGCCCACGAGCTGGGCGCCCGGATCTTCGTCCAGGTCAGCGGGGGCCGCTCGCTCCTGGCGATGACCCGGCGGACCCTGGGCGACCAGAACGGCTGCCACTACGTCGCGCTGTCCGGCGACACCCCCGACGGCGGCCGCAGCTTCCTGAGCGGGCTGGGCCAGCTCGCGGTGCTCGGGGTGCCGGTGACGCTGCCCGACGACGGCCACCGGCCGGTCGTGGACCTGCCGCCCTCGCCGCTGCTGCGCAAGGTCCACGCGCTGCCCCCCTTCCCGATGCCGGCCGCGCGGCCGGCGGCCGCGGCGCAGGCCGTACGGCCCGGGCCCGCGGTGCCCGCATCCGCGGCCCAGCCGGGACCGGCCGCGCCCGCCGCGCAGCCGGGTCCCGCACAACCGTCCACAGCGGAGGAGAGTCATGTGAGCGAGATCGTCAGTCTTTTCCGTGAGCAGATCGCCCTGCTGCGCGCCGCCGGGGCCGGAGCCGGCCTGCCGCCGGCCGCCGGCGAGGCGCTCCTCGCCCAGCAGGCCCCGCGGGCCGTCCCGGCCCAGGCCCCGCAGGCCGTCCCGGCCGCGGCGCCGCCCGGCGGGTCCGCCGCCGTCCGGGACCGGGTCTGCGAGCAGATCGCCAGGATCGGCGCGTTCCCGATCGAGCAGCTGACCGGCCGGACCCTCCTGGTCGAGGAGCTCGGGTTCGACTCGCTGATGATCACGGAGCTGCGGACCTCGCTCCAGGGCGTCTGGCCCGCGCTGGCCGGCGGCCTGACCGGCCTGGCCAAGCGGCCGGCCATCGACGAGGTGGTCGCCGCCGTGGCCGCGCGGATCGGTGTGGCCCCCGAGGTCCCCGCCGCGCCCGTCCCGGACGTCGCCCCCGCCCCCGTCGCGGTCCCCGACGCGGCGGTGCCGCGGCAGCGGGTCGCGATGGAGACGGGCATCGAGAGCTGGGCCGACCTCGTCGAGCACCGGGAGTTCATGAAGGGGATCGGCCGTAACCCCTACTTCATCGACCACCAGGCCAACATCAGCTCGACGACCGTGGTGGAGGGCAAGGAGCTGATCAGCTTCTCCAGCTACAACTACCTCGGCCTCTCCGGGCACCCGAAGGTCAACGCCGCAGTCCGCGAGGCCGTCGAGCGCTACGGCACCTCGGTCTCGGCCAGCCGCTTCCTGTCCGGCAACCGGCCGATCCACCACGAGCTCGAAGCCGAGCTGGCCGCCCTGCTGGGCACCGAGGACGCGGTGGTCATGGTCAGTGGGCACGCCACCAACGTCTCCGTCATCGGGCACCTCGTCGGGGCGGGCGACCTCATCGTCCACGACGAGCTGGCCCACGACAGCATCCTGCAGGGGTGCCACCTGTCCGGCGCCACCCGCCGGCCCTTCGCGCACAACGACCCGGCCGCGCTGGAGGAGGTGCTCAGACGCCACCGCCATCTGCACCGCAGGGCGCTGGTCATCATCGAAGGGGTCTACAGCATGGACGGCGACATCGCCGACCTGCCGGCCATCATCGAGATCAAGAACCGCCACGGCGCCGTCCTCCTCATCGACGAGGCCCACAGCCTCGGGACGGTCGGCAAGTCCGGCGGCGGCGTCGGCGACTACTTCGACGTCGACCGCTCCCAGGTGGAGCTGTGGTCGGGCACCCTGTCCAAGGCCGGGGCGAGCTGCGGCGGCTACGTCGCCGGCTCCCGCGACCTCGTCGACTACCTGAAGTACACCGTCCCCGGCTTCGTCTACAGCGTGGGGATGACCCCGCCCAACGCGGCCGCCGCCCTCGCCGCCCTGCGGGTGATGCGCGAGGAGCCGGAGCGCCTGGAACGGCTGCGGAGCAACTCCGAGCTGTTCCTGCGGCTGGCCAAGGAGGCCGGCGTCGACACCGGCGTGAGCGCCGACTCGCCGGTCGTCCCCTGCATCGTCGGCGACTCCCAGCAGTGCCTGGCGCTGGCCAACAGGCTCTTCGACCGGGGCATCAGCGCCAACCCCATCCTCTATCCCGCGGTGCCCGAGGAGCTGGTCCGTCTCCGGTTCTTCGTCACCTCCGAGCACACCCCGCAGCAGATCGAACACACCATCGGCGTCCTCGCCGAGGAGCTGAGAAGCCTGTCGAGCTGAGAAGCCTGTCGAGCTGAGAAGAACCCCGCCTGCTCGCAACGAATGGATGAGACATTGGACTGGGCGACCGGAAAAATCGTGACTTCCACCGCTACCTACACCTCGATCGAGATCGAGGAGCTGGCCCTCGGAATGGCCGCGGTCCTGAGCGAACACTCGGTGACCGCCGGCGACCGCGTAATGATCAGTGCTGACAACTCCGCCGAGTACGTCGCGGTGCTGCTGGCCCTGATGCACCTGGACACGTCGATCGTGCTGGTCGACCACCGCGAGACGGCGGCTGAACGGCGCAGGACGAGCTCGGTCTCCGGGGCCCGCCTGCTCATCACCGACAGCGCCGACCTCACCGACCTCAGCGACCTCGTCGCTGGCACCGACACGCTGGCGATCCACTCGCTGGCCGAGGAGGCGCGCCGCCGCGAGGTGGGGGCGGAGTTCCTCTCCCTGTCGGCCTGGCACGCCCGCACCGACGCGCTGATCACCTGGTCCTCGGGGTCGACCGGCTCCGCCAAGGGCGTCGTGCGCTCGGGCCGGGCCTTCCTCAACGACCTGCAGCGCACCCGGGAGCGCATGGGCTACCGCCCGGAGGACGTGCTGCTGCCGCTGCTGCCCTTCTCCCACTTCTACGGGCTGACGCTCGCGATCCTGCAGTGGACGGTCGGCTGCTCCCTGGTGATCGCGCCGCGGGACCGGCTCGACCTGGCCGTGCGGCTGGCCGCCATCGCCGGCGTCACGGTGATCGACGCGACGCCGTCGACCTACCACGGCCTGCACGCCCTGGCCCAGCGGAGGCCGGGGACCCTGCGCGAGCTGAGCACCGTGCGCATGTTCTGCACCGGCGGGGCGCCGCTGCCCGCGTCGCTGGCCGAACGGTTCGAGCGCACCTTCAGCCGCCCGCTGCTCGACGGCTACGGCAGCAACGAGGCCGGCAACATCGCCCTGGCCAACCTCGCCAACCCGGTGGCGTGCGGGCGGCCGCTCACCGACGTGGATGTGCGCGTCCTGGGCGCCGACGGGGAGCCGGTGGAGACCGGCAAGGTCGGTGAGATCTTCGTGTCGTCGCCGAGCATGATGGAGGGATATCTCGCGGCCGACGGCACGATCGTGCCGGTCGAGACGGAGCTGTACCCGACCGACGACCTCGGCTACTGGATGCCGGGCGGCAACCTCGTGGTGATGGGCCGCAAATACGCCGTCCACCGGATGGGACACAACCTCTACCCCGAGGCCATCCAGCGCAAGGCGGAGTTCTGCGGGCGCCCGGTGAAGGTCGTGGGGGTCGAGGACGAGCGGCAGGGCAGCCAGCTGGTCTTCTTCGTGGAGGACCCGAACGAGGCGTCGGCGGCGCACTGGCGCACCGCCATCTGCTCGCTGCTGCCGTCCTACGAGCACCCCAACAAGGTCGTCGTGCTGCCCGCCCTGCCGGTCAACGGCGCCGGCAAGCCCGACATCAGGCTGCTGCGCAAGCTCGCCGAGAACGCCGTCTACCGGCCCGCCCGATTACGGCCGCACCGGGCCGTGCCGGAGCCCGCGGACGCCGAGCTCCCCGGCGACCTGGCGAAGGTGCCGTTCGCCGAGCGGGTGGCCGGCCTGCGGGCGCTGGCCGACTTCCTGCACACCGACGCCGACGCCGTCATCGAGATCCTCACCGAGATCTCCGACTACAAGTCGGTGGAGATGGAGATCGACGCGGCGCTGCACACGCTCGCCGGCGCGGTCGAGGAGGTCGTCCGCAACGGGCCGTCCAAGGTGGACAAGATGGCGGTCTTCATGTCCTCCAACGTGCTGCTGTCGTCCTACGTGCTGTATCTGATGGTGCCCGCGCTGTTCACCGAGAGCATCGTGGTGCGGCCGTCCACCCAGGTCGCCGACCAGACCTGGCGGCTGCACGAGCTGCTGGCGCCGGTGCACGGGATCCCGGTCGAGATGACCTCGCTGAGCCAGCGGAAGTTCCGGGAGGGCCCGGTGAGCGAGGCCGACGTCGTGGTCTTCACCGGCACCTACCAGAACGCCGAGACCATCCGCGCGGACCTGTCGCCGGAGCAGATCTTCATCCTGTTCGGGCAGGGCGCCAAC
This genomic interval carries:
- a CDS encoding aminotransferase class I/II-fold pyridoxal phosphate-dependent enzyme; its protein translation is MRDIAIVGMGCRFPGAGNLNEYLGILLGGEHRFHSVPAERWDHGVFHDPADRRAARKAYTDQVSYLEGIDRFDAAYFRMPPRRVRTMDPQQRLLLDVAREAVQDAGWERRPFDRENTGVYFAMSTADFMYLTPDPMDMEPWSIPGEQLNMAATNVSQFYDLGGPSFTVDSSCSSGLVALHEAVVALRTGVCAEALVGGAYVNLIPHSLIGFSKVGAVSPSGVCRPFDHRADGFVLGEGVGVVVLRPLEAALAAGDRVYAVIRGIGCSNDGTTDGPMTPRSKGQRLSLRRAYADAGVDPGSVGFIEAHGTATTVGDRVELESLQRVRNESGAEPDPAYLGSVKALIGHSLTASGMASLIKTALALHHSVIPRQPETLPGPEADPAAAALRIPDANVPWPRTGSAVRRAGINSFAFGGTNVHVVLEEAPAGPEPAEQPEPPRAELFLFSAGSAELLADYLDRFLDHLAADPGLSQASIAATLAGRELLKARLAVVAADRDELVRLLRSAGTALREGRTGSLGDGVYAADAPVDAKQRSVAFLFPGQGSQRPHLLADLYERFGSFREVAGALDAVARENFGVDVLDSVYGEGADSEAGRERMKGTDVCQPLLGVLGLAAAHLARSCGVTPSVTLGHSVGEFPAAAAAGAMDEAEAVRIMGGRGAVMRRAETGEGGGMLVVQADAAATAELSEGIDGVWPACFNHPRQTVVAGMPEGLAALAERCAAARVSAQPLAVSNAFHTPLLEGVRADVRKDLEPREIGRPADAAFVSCVSGARAEDPATLRDLWEGHASSPVRFADATLAAHELGARIFVQVSGGRSLLAMTRRTLGDQNGCHYVALSGDTPDGGRSFLSGLGQLAVLGVPVTLPDDGHRPVVDLPPSPLLRKVHALPPFPMPAARPAAAAQAVRPGPAVPASAAQPGPAAPAAQPGPAQPSTAEESHVSEIVSLFREQIALLRAAGAGAGLPPAAGEALLAQQAPRAVPAQAPQAVPAAAPPGGSAAVRDRVCEQIARIGAFPIEQLTGRTLLVEELGFDSLMITELRTSLQGVWPALAGGLTGLAKRPAIDEVVAAVAARIGVAPEVPAAPVPDVAPAPVAVPDAAVPRQRVAMETGIESWADLVEHREFMKGIGRNPYFIDHQANISSTTVVEGKELISFSSYNYLGLSGHPKVNAAVREAVERYGTSVSASRFLSGNRPIHHELEAELAALLGTEDAVVMVSGHATNVSVIGHLVGAGDLIVHDELAHDSILQGCHLSGATRRPFAHNDPAALEEVLRRHRHLHRRALVIIEGVYSMDGDIADLPAIIEIKNRHGAVLLIDEAHSLGTVGKSGGGVGDYFDVDRSQVELWSGTLSKAGASCGGYVAGSRDLVDYLKYTVPGFVYSVGMTPPNAAAALAALRVMREEPERLERLRSNSELFLRLAKEAGVDTGVSADSPVVPCIVGDSQQCLALANRLFDRGISANPILYPAVPEELVRLRFFVTSEHTPQQIEHTIGVLAEELRSLSS
- a CDS encoding aldehyde dehydrogenase family protein, translating into MTSTATYTSIEIEELALGMAAVLSEHSVTAGDRVMISADNSAEYVAVLLALMHLDTSIVLVDHRETAAERRRTSSVSGARLLITDSADLTDLSDLVAGTDTLAIHSLAEEARRREVGAEFLSLSAWHARTDALITWSSGSTGSAKGVVRSGRAFLNDLQRTRERMGYRPEDVLLPLLPFSHFYGLTLAILQWTVGCSLVIAPRDRLDLAVRLAAIAGVTVIDATPSTYHGLHALAQRRPGTLRELSTVRMFCTGGAPLPASLAERFERTFSRPLLDGYGSNEAGNIALANLANPVACGRPLTDVDVRVLGADGEPVETGKVGEIFVSSPSMMEGYLAADGTIVPVETELYPTDDLGYWMPGGNLVVMGRKYAVHRMGHNLYPEAIQRKAEFCGRPVKVVGVEDERQGSQLVFFVEDPNEASAAHWRTAICSLLPSYEHPNKVVVLPALPVNGAGKPDIRLLRKLAENAVYRPARLRPHRAVPEPADAELPGDLAKVPFAERVAGLRALADFLHTDADAVIEILTEISDYKSVEMEIDAALHTLAGAVEEVVRNGPSKVDKMAVFMSSNVLLSSYVLYLMVPALFTESIVVRPSTQVADQTWRLHELLAPVHGIPVEMTSLSQRKFREGPVSEADVVVFTGTYQNAETIRADLSPEQIFILFGQGANPFILTPGADVDLASEDAIRIRMLNSGQDCFGPDVFFVPESDAPRFVEALVKRLSAMTFGEYDDPEADYGPMCYPSAIVEAAEFLRDNDSHIIYGGQIDFRTRQIQPTVLLRSVKEKMALSEIFSPIFNIVTYTDLKQVYERLSTGYYQDRAMGAMVYGDAAELVEHLRKRHMVAVDETLLDIDDGNQPFGGFGIMANYVSHRKERTAKPLLISQVVAEFASDKAEAVGSR